ATCTAGGCCTCCAGCCTCACAAGAACCGCAGGAAGAAGCATGGACTCTCTGCCTTAGCATTTTCAAGGTCTCAGTCCCAGTAAGAATGACTTGGGGAGCTGTGCAGTTTGTAACCTAGGTTGAGTACACACCGctgagggggggagggagacatctcaaaaaatgtaaaaaacacaGCCAGAAACAAAAGACACCACAAGCAGCTCAAAACTTCCCACTGAGCATCAGACCTGGTAGCCTGCAGCACCTGCAGAGCACGGTACAGCGCAGGAGGTCTCAAGGGGGCTAGTTTGGGAATCACTGGCCGGTATCCCAGCCCACCCACTTCCCACGCTCTCTGCCACATCAGGCCTACCCTGATTGTCGTGCATGCACATGGGGCCGTCGCGCTGGTAGTTGGCCACTCGAGCACGATAGGGACAGTTCACAGGAATCTGGAGATAGTTGGGCCCCAGGCGATGGCGGTGAGTGTCCGGATAGGCAAAGAGGCGACCCTATGGCAGTACACATGGGGGACGTCAGGAACAGTTGCTTATGAAATAGGAAATGTGCTACAAACATCATTCTAGAAACCCAAGTACATGATTACTGCATaaccctgcctagctctgctcagCAGATCCAAGTCTCTTCCCACTAGAGAGTGcattctctcttttaaaaaaatcattcctaATGTCCCATAGTATCTGTCCTAGACAATGATGCCTGCCCATTCCCCAGGACGCCATAGTGCCTTGGTATGGTATTTCATATTCTGCCTCCCCAGAATCTTGAATTAAttctccatctccccacccctctaCTCCAGGGAAAGAACTGAACCTTTGCTCATAAAACCTTCTGTTTAGCAGGCAACCCTAACCTCACTGCACACCGGCACGGTGCACAGGGGGAGCCATGGACACAGGAGCACACGCACTGACACTGACATGCACGGGGACCTTACTCGAGGCTTTGTCCTTTACACCACGGCTCCACCTGGCCGATAGTTGTCCCCCACTCACGCAACCAGCACAGCTTCTTCCCAGATCCCAGCTGTAAATGACCGAGCATGGGAGCAAAGAAAGGCCACACAGCTGCATAGCCAGACACTGGTACAGTCTCTGTTTCCTGCGTTACACGAGTCTGGCCGTTTCATGAGGCTCTGGCTTACTGCTTTGGATTAAGTTTGAAGGTTTATTAACATGACCTTGTTTAAACCTCAGCGAAGACACTGGCCATCAACACAGCAAGCGCACTGCCCAGCTTCAGTATTCATTCTCTGCAGGGGTACCTGCAGCCCTCTGAACTTGCCCTCTGCCCCAATATTCCCAGAAAAGAATCTTCCCAAGTGGCCAAAGGAGCCCTACAGTCCTTCCCCAATTGTGTGTCTCCTCACATGCACCTAGAATTAGAACGAGTGGCTAAATAACGCCATGCCTGGCTTACAcgtgttttcttttgttgaacaGAATACACAGTTGCTGTGGGTGCTTCGCCCTGGGCCTAGTACTGCACCCCAATCTTCAGGGTTCTCGCTGAACTGTGCGACTGAGCCGCTATCTGACCCCAGGTGTCCTGTAGTCCCAAAGAACACCGGTGAACTGGGCTCCTGTGAAGACTCGGATCACCTTTCATTTTCTGTCTATGTTCTCAACACCAGGATTACGCGATCTGAGCTCTATCCGTGACGATGGCCTGCCAGGAGCCCCCTTACAGCCCCTAATCACACAGTTCAGTTCCTTTCCGCCCACCACGCAGGAAAGGCGGTGGCAGGGCCACACTTCCTCTACTCCCCAGTGCCAAGCAAGCCCCAGCTACGTCTGTTTACAGCAGCGCCCTGCTCCAATTCCCTTTCTGTTCCTAACCCCAGCTCCTTCCTTTACTGCTCATCACTGAGAAGAGTTATTCTACTTGACAGCTACCAGGCACGCTTCTCAAAACTGAATAATCCTTCCGTCTTCCCAGAATGGACAGTTGTGCAAATGTCCAACATTTAAAGGCTCCTCTAACACAGACGGGGTGAACGTGTGCACACTCGATTCCTCTCATTCAGGACACAGTGGGTCTGCAGTTCAATCACTACCAACACAGCGCACGTCTGTGCCTATCCTCATGCCCGCTACTGTTTCCTGTCGTGTTGAAAATCAGGATCATACTCCGCCTTGAAACTCCATCTCAAAGGCCATCTTGTTCCTAGACTGTGTTACTGACCCCATCTCATACATTTCAACCTCAGAGCCACCGTCGCACTCTGCCTTACACTACGGTTGCCCAGCCTTTCACAGCAACATGCCCAGCAGGGCAGTGCGCAGCTCGTATAATGGAAAAAGCCTAAGATgtccccagtgtcacagcaaAGGTAACCCACAGACACATGAGAAAGCTCGGCTTGCTCTCCGAGCAACCTGACGCTTGCCTAAATCAGAACTGACGTCAGCAGCAACCTTCAGCCTCTGTGGTCTGATCTAAGGTCTAATCTTTAACATGCTCTGTGGTCAGAGTCTAAAATCACAAAAGATTGGTCTGCACGGCAATAATTATTTTCCTACTGATTCCTGGTCCAAAGTAGAATTTTCACTCTTTGAACTCTTGGCCAAGCACCCTAGAAAGCAGTTTAAAGGGTGCTGAAGACCTGGTGAGATCACATGATTAAACTATTTCACTGCCATTAATCACAAAATCAGGCTAATAAAAATTAACTATGAATGATTTTTCACAGATAGAAAACAGGCAAGTATATCTTGAAATAAGAAATGGATAAAATTATGTTGTCAGTGATTCTAATCATTTATTGTATCTTACAGACTGAGCTaaccatgttattttttttctaaatatatatattttccgaGATCAAGTGTTCACATCTTCAAATATTAAGACACATTATCGTGGATGTGGTTTGCAATCGGTTTAACTAAAGAACGGCCATCTAAGGACGTTTCATCCCAATCATCTCACAGGAATTAAGCACCTCAATTAAAATCCAAATGAAAATTCTAGCAATTCCTCATAGACCATGCCAAGTTATacactgtgtgcacatgtaatgcatgcacacacacagacacctgcctcAGAACGTCTCAGCTCAATGGCTTACCTGGAGCATTTTGTCGGGGCTGGGCTCAATGCCAGGGGGCATGTTGCTTGGGTCAAAAGCCATCTGCTCAACTTCAGCAAAATAATTAACTGGGTTTCTGTTTAAGACCAGTTTGCCAACTGGTATAAGAGGGTAGTCCTGGTGAGGCCAGATCTGAAAACAATGTCGTATTCATAATTACCAGATAACCTGCTGGCACATATTAAAGGGATTCATGAAAACACCAACTCGCAAAAATAATCACACCAGTGAAAATAATTCTGAACCCAATAGAAACATGATAAGAATTTCAGGTGACTGCATTATCATATTGCAATAGGAAATGGCAAATATTGACAACTGTGCGGAACCAGAGTATATTAGCTTTTCAAATCTTACCCCCTGCTAATAACACAGGGAGTGTCCAAAGTGACCTCAGTAAACTTCCCACACAGGAGCGGAAGTGAGGCATTGACAGGCACCCACTCACAGGCACAAGGACCCTGCAGAGTTACCCATCACTGTAAATGTTTAGCCatgattatttattattactattattatgttaactataaaaataaaataatattttattattataaacagGAAGACACTTATAAAATGACACAGTTCATGCTGACTTACCTTGGTAAGATCAAATGGATTAAATGGgaaagtttctgcctccttaaAAGTCATGACCTGGATGTAAAAAGTCCAGGACGGATAGTTGCCTTGGGCAATGGCATTGAAAAGATCTCGGAGGCCGTAATCTGGATCTTCCTGGGTAAGCCTTGCTGCCACTTCCACAGGCAAGTTTTTGATGCCCTGGTCAGTCtgtagagaaaaagaagaaagcgcAAACCAAGTTTAGAGAAGAGGTAACCAAAATGTAACCAGACGACACTTTCTTTACATCATGCTCTGTTGTTCAGATCTGACTATTCTTATTTATCCCGTTTCTCTTCAACGTCAGGGAATTTCTTCCACACTTTTCACACTTAAAATCAttgctctctttccctttatgtATTCTACATCATTTATACTTTTATGCTTATATTACTTTATAACCAGAAAAATactttcttaataataaaaattctcaTCGCTATCCAACAAGAGATAATAAAgggtttttacatttatttttagctGATGCATTAATTATGCATATTAATGGGGATTATTTAGCACTTACTTAAAGTAAAACACTCAAATCTTTTCTTCCAGGTTTTGAAGTTTGCAGAGCAGTCTGCTGTACAAAGGCACACGAGAACTTGGTCCTCCCAGCTGTGATGCCTACCATCAGCcagcctttcccctccctccagcccctacccTCCCTGGCCTCTGATGACCAACATTCTAATTTCCTCCTCTAATTCCCAAATCCCACCTCTGCGACACTGTGTGCCGCATCATGTCAGTTAGCACAGTGATCTGCAGTTCCCCTCAACGTCACAATGACAGGGcctccctctgtgtctctgtctcagcctctgtgtgtgtgtgtgtgtgtgtgtgtgtgtgtgtgtgtgtgtatgtgtgtgtgtgtgtgcgcgcgcgcacgcgcacagaCTAAACAGCAGTCCACTGTATCACACCTTCTTAAGCCATTCACCATCTGATGAACACCGCTTCAAAAAGCTTGAGAGTTGTAGATGCCTCTTGGACGCATTTGCCTTAGATATACACCAAGGAAATCTGGAAAGAACCTAATGCCCACTTTAAAACAGCTCAGACAAATTCCTAAAATAGTGATCAGTATAACCCTCCAtctctgttgttttccttttgttttgctaAGAAATTAAAGAATCCGAGTTCACCGAGCTACCAGAAATTTCACTGTAGCTACGCTAGACCAATTCTCTATGAGCTGGCAAGATCAACATTCTGCCTTTCCAAATAAAACAATCACACCCAAAAAGGCATTACGTTACTTTCCCCAGAACTCCGGTCAACTGGCTGACCATGTGCCTAAGAAGACTCTAGAAGCCACATGTCATGGAAACACTTAGCAAAATCAACTCTGAAAGGGGCCAAAGGAAAAGGCAGCTTCAAGACTTAAAAACCACCTGCGGGTTACCCAAGGAGCCAATATGTTCAATGTATCCTAACAATGCAATATTGTTCTTATTTTCACCAAATTCCTTGGGTTAAAAGGAGAGTCACAACAAATCAGAATAAGCTATACTaatgagcaaatgaatgaatCCAAATACATCTCAATCTGTCTCAGGATCCTCTGTTGAGTGAACCTGTAAGCAAACTATTCAGGTCTATGGATGCTGGAGAAGCATCCCAATTTGACAATGAAATGAACTTTCAACAATATGCCCAATGTCACAGCTACCGGGGATAGTGAAGATCCGAGTTAAGGTTGGCCTAACTCCAGGGCTACCAACTAGGCTCCGTATCCCCCACAGTCACTGAGTCTTGCTCTAAGTGACCTTACACAACAATTATAAAACCAGGGACCAACTGTCTTCTTAACATTGGTCCAAGatataaagaaaacagatttccCACTTAATACATATAAATAGCTTGTTcaaataagtattaaaatatgACAGAAGACAGCAGGCCTGTGGTATGTTGTTAAAAAGGACAGATGTGCCGAGCCTGGCCGTGTGGGCCTGAAAGCCCAgctactcgggaggctgaggtaggaggactgcaagttcaaggctcaGCTGAGTTACCaagtaagttcaaggctaactgGGCAAcctaatgagatcctgtcttaaaatactAAAGGTACTGGGGATGCAGCAGTTCAGTGGTAGGGTACCTGCCTAGCGTGCACGGGGCTCTAGGTTCAGTTCAAGTACCACAGACACAAAAATGAGGGAGGCTTCATTTCTCATGAACCACTTCCTTCTGCTTTACCAATAGTTTAGAAACAGAAGGTTTTAACCTCCTGAGGTGCTCAGAAAACAGTGCTAACCCTCTCGAGTTCACTGGTAAAATATCGTTCATTGTAACATAAGCCAAGATCGTACCAAAGACAGAAGCCATACACCACAACCTTTGACTACATGTAAGGAAGAATCCATCGACCAACTGCACATAGTTCTAACTGAGCAGCAGCCTGAATTTGTCCTGGAAAATTTACAAAATAGTCACGGTGCTATTCAACTGTATCAATTCTTTATACCCTGAGGTGGAAGTCAGAGAAAGGTGGGAGAATTCTCAGTCTCTGCTCAGTCCTtataggagaaggaaagagttcgggaggaggaggagcctgtaCCCACCGCCCAGACAACAGTACCTTGTAATGGAACTTGCAATAGACGGCCTCTCCTTTGGCATTAACCAGCTTGAACGTGTGTGACCCGTAGCCGTTCATGTGCCGATGTCCATCTGGAATCCCTCGGTCACTGAACAAGAAAGAAACCTAAGGAACAGAAACGGAAATCCTCTTGTTTAAATTGAAGTGTTTCAAGTTTTTACATCCACAAATTTCCAGAAGATTCTTCACGACATGGAACGCACTCACTAACTTCCCCTGGGAAGAGTTGCCATTATTTtgcctacaaaaaaaaatgacaaaaattgtAGCGCATGACGAAGCATGAATCAATAATGCCATAAAATTCTATGACGGAGTGCTAAAGTAAATCTGGAAACTGGAGGCACATGCTGCGTGACCTTAATTTTAATAGCAAAGACTTTAGCACACTTCCCTCTCCCTAGTGCACGGCTTCACCTCAGACTAGACTTTATTCCTAGTCTTCtagatattaatatatattataaaccaTATAAGCACTGTGCCACTGTAAACTTTGCAATCAAGAAATCTGAAGAAGCACCCCAAAAAGCCAGAAGCCAATCCCAATAAGACAACTGCAGTGGGAAGAACACACTGCAAGGCCTGATCAACAACGCCATCCCAAGTGACGCATTTAACAGCATGAAAAAGAGACGGTTCTCACCTGATGGAGGGACTCGGGACGGAGGCTCCAGAAGTCCCAGACCATGTCAGGGTCCTTCAAGTGAGTTTGTGGGTTTCTCTTCTGGCTATGGATGAAGGATGGAAACTAAATGGGAgcgggggaagagaaagagaaaatcaaagtCCCAAGCCTAAGTTTATAAGAATCATTATAGTATCTAGTGTCTTATGATATATATCATAGTTATAATAACCTATAATTATTATAGTATCTAgtgtcacacacatatatatagtgtcATATATCATAGACATGATATCCTGTCTATGACTCCTTTATTGATTATAATTTCTGATCAACCCAATTCCAGAAGCTTAGATTGCTTAACTTTCAAATGAAATTCGATCAACATATACAACCAATTATTTGGATACTCTAGGATCAAATGCACTCAAAGCTAAGTATCTCtttaaccaccaccaccaccaccaccaaacacacacacacacacacacacaaaaaaacggCCTCTATCTGCTTATTGGACAAAGCCAGTGCTGACTAATCCTCCAGGCTCTATAATGGAAGCTGGACTACCTGCACTAGGCCGGTGAATCTTGACATGCCAAAACTAACGTCAATGAGAATTATCACTTGAACTTGTAGAGCAGCGGTTCTTCCTGAtattgcaaccctttaatatagttcctcatgtgtggtgacccccatcATAAAGgcatttcattgttacttcataactgtaattttgctactgctatgactcgtaatgtaaatatctaatatgcaggatgtctgatatgtgaccccccagAGGAGTCTTGAActacagactgagaaccactgttataaAGATATActaaattctgaaagaaaaaaatgtaaaaaggcaACCCTGACAATCCAccctctcttctgtctccagGACGTATCCTTAAATGTCAATCCCCAAAGAGAACTGAAAATCAATACGAATCAACAACACTCACAGAGAGCAGAACAGTCCACTACCTACCAATATGGCGTCCCTGATGAAGAAAATAGGGGTGTTGTTCCCCACCAGGTCCCAGTTACCATCTTCAGTGTAGAATTTCACGGCGAACCCACGCGGGTCACGAACTGTGTCGGCTGAGCCTGACTCTCCAGCTGAAGGATTGAAACAGAAGAATGAAGCAGAGCCAAGCTCCCTGCAGCCAAGAAGCcataaatcacagagaaacttagCATCAACCATCTCCAATCCACTTCCTGGAATCAGATTAGGTATTTAAATGGCTGTGGTGTTTTGGCTACAACCTACCTGCTAATTGGGTCTAGACAAAAGGATGAATTGAAAGCGATAAGAGATCATATATATCCCAACACCTGACAGGATTATCCATTTAAACAGGTaattaaagtaagaaaataattatgGCGATTAGAGCAATAAACTTATGACTCAGCAGGTAACTGGCTGCTTTTAACCACGActcagattcaattcctagcacccacatggcagctcccaaccatctaACCCCAGTTCCTGCAGATAGGAccccctctcctggcttctgagcACACCAGGCACGCACATCGCACACAGAtatacctgcaggcaaacatccgtgcacataaaataaaaataataaaaattttaagaacgAGCAAGTTCTGGGGAAGCTAGTAATAAGAAAATTAGCTATGATACAGgtttattatttatctcattcATTTTTGCATGCctcggttttttgtttgtttttaagcacaGAACCTAACAGAGAAGCCTAACTAATTAGGCACTGTGATGTGTTAGGATAAACATGATAATGTTAGCCATAAATACTAATTCtgaaatacattaataaaatttcttaacCATTCTGGAATAGATTAGTCCCATACGGCAAAGCAGACCTACAGATTATTGTAAGTAAACCACGCATACTATGGTTGCTCTAGACTTAATTCTCAGTAAGGGCAGTTGTTACAATGGTTATGAAAGAAGATCTCCACTCCAAACTTCCCTTAGAGGCAGCCCTTGTAGGAAGTCATTTCAAAATGTCATAGGATTGCAGTGGCAACGCCTTCACCGTTCAACAAACAGAACAGTAACTTCCTGGGTCTCCAGATACTTTCTATAAAGTAGAACAAGCTAAAATGTACAGAAATATTTGCTTCCTATTTCTTAGTATGTTTTTCTTGAGATTAAGTTATTAATGCCCCCAAATAAGGTACAGGTTGGGACCAAAGGCAGCATGCAAAACAGACTTGACTTACCAACTGTGGAGAAGCGAACAGCAATGGGAGTCCTCTTCCCAATATGCTCAAACACCTTAGCCTTACAGTACCTGGTAATATCATGAGTGACCTCAAAGTATCCAAAGGCACCTGACGAGAAAGACAGAAATTCTCAGCACAAGACTATTCCCCGGACTATCAATAGGCACTGTGACAATCAACAACCAAACCCCCAACAGCACAAGTCCAGGATCTTCCAATATGACGGGGGAGAAGAAGTAAGCGAACCCAGAATGTTAAGAGCCAAATGAAAAGCTATTGCCACTCAGGGCTCAAATGAGTGCCACACAGCTGGAGCCAGGAGGTGATGATGGGGGATATAAGTAGTGAGTTGGTCAAGGCTGACCAAAGGCAAAGGACTTCAGGGAGTcttgaggtagaggcagggcaaggaaAGACAGAGGACCCATTTCCAGGGAAGGAGACGGGGAGAAAGAACAGCGGCCAAACAGCATATGGAAATGCAAGACAAAATGACAGGAGGGAACTTATCTAAAAGGAAGCGAGAAAACAACCGGGAAGGTCAACTGAGAGCACACAAAAGCAGGCTGAGAAGGGCAGAGCATCCTTCCTATgctgctccttctctctctctctctttttttcctttttgttttttgttttggttttgttttgttttgttttgttttcaaaacagggtttctctgtgtattcctggctgtcctggaactcaatctgtagaccaggctggcctctaacgcctcccaagtgctaggactaaaggtgtgcaccaccagtaCCCGGCTGCTGATCTTTTTCTTACTGGGCTTTTCTTTGAAACACTGTTATCACCTTTTACATCCACCATAAAAAGATCAAAGGTCTACAGAAGTtagacaaaaggaaacaaaaaaaatcacacaaattcACCATTTCCACATAACTATGTTCTACTTTGCTGCTCATTTTGGTATTCGTCCCATAAAGAACAGTGTTGGTTTAACTAAGCTGCAGCTGTgctgtgtttctctgtctgtgcCTCATTCCTTCACTGAActatataatggaaaaataatGAAAGGTTGCCGTTTAGtatgtgtggtgctggagactgaaccctaGGTTTGCTAGATAAGGACCCTagtactgagctacatccccaacccttgatttcctgagacaggatttcactgccTGGtactggctggccttgaactagggctctctctgcccctgcttcccatgtgctgaaattacaggtacaTGCACATGACATACCCGGCTGGAAagttactgtttgtttgttttgtatatgtgtgtgcacacaccatgtAAGCATGcaggtgtgagtgtatgtgtatatatatttatatgcatgagtgtggaggtcagaggagaaactAGATACCCTTGATTgctttccaccttagttttttgagacaggtcttttaCTGAACCTGAAACTTATCAATTTGGCTATATTAGCTGGCCTAAATTTCtgtccactccccctcctccaaccggTACTGAGGTTACAAGTGCTCTATAGCCTGTCAGCATTCTTTACACATGGACGCCGACGTAAACTCGGGTCCTTACAGCTACGCAGTAGGCACattaccaactgaactatctccccagctcccaacaGTTAGTATCTTAAAAactgtttgggggctggagagatggctcagcagttaagagcattggctgctcttccaggggaccaggttCAATATCCAATACCTGTACAACAACTccgaactgcctgtaactccagttccagagatcccatgtcttcttctggcctccttggaacTAATTATACTCATAGTGCacaggcaaaatgcccatacatattaaatgaacaaatattgtTAAATTGttttgcatataatatatataatctaaCCTAGGCTACTCTTCTATTAATGAGATGGTTTCCTTTCTTCCAAGAATGGAGATTTGGGGTTTTACTGAAGAAAGCCTATGTGTGTCTGATAACTACTTCAGGTTGTCAGGTGTTTGGGGAAACCTTTTGAGCCAGGTTAGGAGTGAAGAACACAGATAGCTCTCACCTGCTCCTTTGGCGTGTACCACTCTCTCAGGAATCCGCTCTCTGTCAAAATGTGCCATCTCGTCAGTGAAAACCACATCCTGAACAAGAAGGGGCCCTCGGGACCCAGCAGTCATGACATTAAGTTTATCTCCTATGGGGTTCCCGCCTCCAGTGGTCAGGACATCGGGTTTCTACGTGAACACGGAAGGAAAAGAAGTACAGCAGAGTCAGTGCGGCTGACCCCTGGGCTGACGCTGTCATCCCCTGCAATTTCCACACCTTCCTCCCCGTTCTTAAGTTCCCTGTGTGCTGAGCACGACATACTGAAACAGTCCACTCTGGGAAATCTTTCTCACCCCTCAACATCAGTTCCTAAGACACTAGTCCTGGGAAGCAGAAGTGACTGGTGCCTGCTACCCACTCAGCTGCTACTACAGATGGGCGCTGGAGTCCACACATGAGCCCCCAGATCAGTACCCCCAAAATGGAACGTTGTGTGCTTGATACCCAGCGTAAGAACTAACAGTAAAAAGACAGTCTTTCAAAGGACCCATGCCAGCTGGTGCTTCTTTTAGGGCTGAACTTTGTTATGCAGTAGAATTTACAAACACAATCAGTGCTGGGGACGTTCAGAAGTAATGCTGCAGCTAGATGCTCATTTCTCTAAAGCTGTGTATGCTTGCTATGTGTGGTATCACCTCTAGTGcctctcaattaaaaaaaaagcctgtgcCTATTGTTTCTGATACAATGGATTCTATCACTAATGTTGTACAGAATGTCTCTGTGTTAAACAACTGCTTGTAGTACACACCATTCCCCAATCTAGTTACATCAGATGTATCCTGGCTGCCCCTCCGCTGAGTGACCAGTGTCCGAGGTCCAGCATGATACTGTGCGCACCCTAGCTTTATTCTCCCCCATGGCCACTGT
The Microtus pennsylvanicus isolate mMicPen1 chromosome 2, mMicPen1.hap1, whole genome shotgun sequence DNA segment above includes these coding regions:
- the Cat gene encoding catalase, translating into MADSRDPASDQMKQWKEQRSSQKPDVLTTGGGNPIGDKLNVMTAGSRGPLLVQDVVFTDEMAHFDRERIPERVVHAKGAGAFGYFEVTHDITRYCKAKVFEHIGKRTPIAVRFSTVAGESGSADTVRDPRGFAVKFYTEDGNWDLVGNNTPIFFIRDAILFPSFIHSQKRNPQTHLKDPDMVWDFWSLRPESLHQVSFLFSDRGIPDGHRHMNGYGSHTFKLVNAKGEAVYCKFHYKTDQGIKNLPVEVAARLTQEDPDYGLRDLFNAIAQGNYPSWTFYIQVMTFKEAETFPFNPFDLTKIWPHQDYPLIPVGKLVLNRNPVNYFAEVEQMAFDPSNMPPGIEPSPDKMLQGRLFAYPDTHRHRLGPNYLQIPVNCPYRARVANYQRDGPMCMHDNQGGAPNYYPNSFSAPEQQHSALEHHSHCSTDVQRFNSANEDNVTQVRTFYRKVLNEEERKRLCENIAGHLKDAQLFIQKKAVKNFSDVDPEYGARIQALLDKYNAEKPKNAIHTYVQAGSHFSAKEKANL